DNA from Brassica napus cultivar Da-Ae chromosome C4, Da-Ae, whole genome shotgun sequence:
GTTGTTCCATTGCGTGTTTGTGCTTGAGGGTTTCGTTCCATTTCGTTTGGAAGGATGAGTGAGGGATCTTGCGATACTTTCGAAGGAAGTTTGACATTCGGTGCCATGATGATGATCTTGTCATGGTCACTCGATGGATGAGTTCGAGGGTCGGCGTCGATTAGGATTATTCCGACCGGAACTCTGGAAGCTACGGAAGACTTGTCGTTGTAGTCAAACTGTTAAACTATGGAAAATTTGCAACATTAGCCAtcaatgtttttataattaagaAATGGACTAATCAAAGCAAAATTGCAGTAAATAACCTTAACATTTTGAGGatcaaaaacaattttatttttaagtaatttaaaaatctttttttttatgtacgTTATTTCTTAAATAggaatttattattaatatttcaatTCGTTATGTCCAATATTACTATGGCTTCAGAGTCGAGGAAAGACGAATGTTTTTGTAACGTCAGGTCCACTTTTACGTATACGTATGTGATCGAACTCGTGTGATATATTGTTTTCTCATTTGGACACTGCGTGGCTTAGCAGATACTGCGTAAACTCACAATAGGTTTCTTTAGATATTATTCTACGCAAGCTTGATCCACATCTCCTTACTCATGGTTTTCATGAGCGTTGTTGCCACAGCTTAAACTACTTTAATCCTGACAAGTAGTTTGCTTTCAGTTCAGCCACTTTACTCAATACAGccgttataattttttcttttctcgaCCATCGGAACAACCGTTGAACCATCTTTATCATCCACctaatctcttttttttctctcgacCATCCTTCCAATTTCCTCGACCAATATCTCTATCTTACACCATATTTGACTTAATTTAGCTCCCTTGAGCTGACTCTGGCCACCTGGATCACACATTTCAACCATCTCGACCACGAAGTCAGCTGTTCTggaaacagttttttttaaacaatgttCTGGATACATTTCCACAGaccatttataaattttcttggAGCATTTTTTTCAATCCTATGTCTTACCTTGGTCATTTCTAGTTCATAGCTCGACAATTTTTGGGAATAACTAAATattgatgataattataaaataattttacagaAAGCATAAttgtatttatagataataGTCTCTAAATATTGTATCgctatataaattttgtaattgtttttttctgtttacaatactctttttttttttgagaaagggttTGCTTGTTTACAATACTCCGGtgatttttatcatatttttgaaaaatcaacaatttttggaaaattttagcaaaaaaacaaatatatatgctCATATTAGCATATTCTacttttaaactattaaattttaaaaagaatcgTAACTTTTCCTTTCTCTCTAATAATGATGGATATTTATTTCTGTTATTATTCATGAAAAACAGATTTGGATAATCGTATACAATTCACACAggttcttttatttttggttggaatacattttcaaagttataaaatttatgttataacttccttttcatctttatcaaAGTGGCACCGACTTAAATCTACGTGTCGTCaatatctaaataatttatatcccaacttttgttatatatacttctaaaaaaccttttttttataCACTTTGCTTGGCTGGGTATCAACACGTAACCGTATAAataattaatcgtataaataagtaaatatatcaAATCACATTACAACAATGAACAGCATATAAAAGGCGACGTAATGACACAGAAAACAGCATTAAAAGCGCATTATCCAGTATCCACCTATATAATTATCAGACTTTTCACGTTGACCACATTATACAATCGCGTGGTATCACGCGCCAAAGAGGAGCGTGGAGCGAGAGGTTGGCCGTCCTTCAAAATAAGAtcagaaaaacaaataaataaaagattttactttttttttgagaaaaaaacaaaaataccactaaatcaagtttatgttctcaaactagcactcaaggtcaaaaatcacaaaaataacacttaatgttttatcaaaagtcacaaacttagggtttatagttaaagggtggggtttaggatttagggtttagggtttagagtttagggtttagggtttagggtttagattttagggtttaggatttagattttagggtttagggtttagagtttagggtttagggtttagagtttagggtttagggtttatggtttaggatttagggtttagagtttagggtttaaggtttagagctgagaaatgaggttttggggataagatttcaaattttgaaaaataaaaaaaattaaaattttcaaaagataaacttagaaaggtgctattttggttattttagtttttgagtgctatttttgtgatataaacttagaaatgtgatattttggagatttgaaattttttttttttttttgagcaaataaaagattttcctttttcttatttttcttctgCTTCATTCCTCCTTAGATAGAAAAGCAAAGATTCCTGCTgactccatctctctctctctctgcgcTGGAAAAAAGATAGAAGCCGGAGATTATTCGTTTCCTCTCTCTCGGCGAAGATATGGCGTCGTCTTCAGCTTCGGCTACGGTGGCGGTCGATAAGGCAACGAGCGATCTTCTTCTAGGTCCTGATTGGACCACCAACATGGAAATCTGCGATTCCGTCAATTCTCTTCACTGGTAAAAACCTTTGATCTTCGCTTTCGATTTAGGTGTTACGATTCTGGAACTGTTTGATTGTTCTTCGGTAGAATTAGATTATGGTTTGGGTTGATTATCTAGGGCCGGTCCTAGGCCTAGCCATTCGTCTTGGTCCCTAGGTTAATATGTATAGAGGAGAAGCCCCGTAACTAAATCTCAGGGCCGGCCTTGTTTACAGTGTTCTCAAAATAGGCCTAAACAATAATTCTCTATAAGGCGCCTAACCACTTAGCTAGCGATTTTAGAACATTGATTTGATTGTTCTTTGCTAGAATTTGATTTGATTATCTACAATCAGGGCCGGTCCTAGGTATAGCTATAATCTAGATGATACCATCGCCTTGGTCTCCGAAATTTAATATGTACTATAGAGGTGTggaattaattaagaaaaaatatgtgTATTGATCATTTAGTTCCAGTGCACAATCATTGATTGCTCTTCGCTAGAATTATCTGCAATTGCATCTGCTTTTAACGTTTTTGTGCCTATTGACGTGCTCAGGCAAGCTAAGGATGTGGTTAAAGCTTTGAAAAAGAGGCTGCAACATAAGAGTCCGAGAGTTCAGCAACTTGCACTCACGGTATTGAAATTAGGGACCTTTTGTTCTTTGGCGAGTTCTTTTGTTTCGACTCTCTTTGACTCTCTTCTGTGTTAGCTTTTGGAGGCGTTGGTGAAGAACTGTGGAGATTACTTGCACCATCAAGTTGCAGAGAAGAACATATTGGGGGAAATGGTCAAGATTGTTAAGAAGAAGGTAGGTCTTGTTTAAGGGTTGTATGAATATGTTTTCCGTAGTTGTGAGTCTTCATATTGATTGCTGATGATCCTTTGGATCTTTTTTATAGGCCGATATGCAAGTGAGGGATAAAATATTGGTCATGCTGGACTCTTGGCAGCAGGCTTTTGGAGGTCCAGAGGGAAAATATCCTCATTATTATTGGGCGTACGATGAGTTAAGGGTAAGTAACTTGCTTGAAATTTACTTATTATCGGTCACCTTTCATAGACTTGCTTGTGACAAGTTTCCAAGTACTGTGTATTAGTAAAGATCATGGTTTTCGCTGCTACCTACACCTCTTACGGGTTCTTAACCATGTTCTAAATGAAAGTTAGTTTATAGCTGTGGAGTCTTGTTACTATGCGCTTTTGATCTACTGGAGATCTCTATATACATGCAGATTGTCATTTGCATGAAATTCTTATTCTTATGTTTGCTCTTGTATGTGTCAGCGTTCTGGAGTCGTGTTCCCTCAGCGTTCACCTAATGCGTCCCCTATAATAACTCCACAAGTGAGTCTTCCAGCGGTAAGACAGCCTCAGGGGGCTTATGGATCACCGCAAGCTGGTTATGGAGTACCGTATGCTGCTTATGGAGCACCGCAAGCTGGTTATGGACCACCTCAAGCAGGTTATGGAGTACCACCTCAAGCAGGTTATGGAATACCTCAAGTGGGTTACGGAATGCCCAGTGGTTCCTCTAGAAGGCTTGATGAGGCAATGGCAAGTGAGGTTGAGGGCTTAAGGTAAGTCTATTTGTTATGTGGACTAGCAGCAGTTCTAGATTTTTTACATAGTTTTCATCAATTTCAATGCTCTTTTCTTTGTTAAACCGTAGCTTGTCAAGTATCGAGGCCATGAGGGACGTGATGGATCTCTTGGGCGACATGCTAAGCGCTGTGGATACCAGTGACCGTCAGGTATTGGAATGTGTTATACAGCTACATTGAGGTTTTGGGAACGAAATCTAATGTTCTTACCTATGTTTTTCGTATTATGTAGGCTGTGAAAGATGAAGTCATTGTTGACTTGGTCGAGCGTTGTCGTTCAAATCAGAAAAAGCTGATGCAGATGCTAACCACCACTGTGTTAGTCTTCTATTCTTCAGGAATCACTTAGTTCTTAAACATATTGGAATGTGTTGACTTGAGAGGTTCCATCGTTGTGCTAAACAGTTCTTGGTTTATTTGGCAGTGATGATGAACTTTTAGGCCGGGGACTCGATCTAAATGACAGTCTTCAAATTCTGCTAGCTAGACATGATGCAATAGCTTCTGGTTCTCCTCTGCCAGTCCTAGCTTTAAAACCCGCTGATTCGAGCCCAAAATCTTCTGAAGCTAAAGATTCTAGTTCCATAGCTGGTTCTAGTTCCCCAGTACCCGCCACTGTTTCTACGGGAAAAAGCCCAGTTGATGAGGAAGACGAGGAGGAAGATGAGTTTGCGCAATTAGCTCGAAGGTCTGTTTTACAATTGGATTCAGGAACTGTTCATATCATAAACTTTTAGTATTTGACATAGAAATGATTTGTTGTTTCAGGCACTCTAAAACACCAGCATCTGTGACTACAGACCCAGCCAGTTCTGAGTCTCATAATGCTCTTGCTCTTGCTCTGCCTGACCCGCCGCCTCCAGTTAACACCACAAGGGAACAAGACATGATTGACTTATTGAGTTTGGCATTGACGTCAGCTCCTCCACCTCCATCCTCTCAACCTGCTCCTCCTCCCACTGTCTCAGATCAAAACACCCATGTCTATCCGCAGGCTGTGCCACAGTTTGAGAGCTATGTCGCTCCTTGGGCACAACCCCAGCAACCTCAACAGCAACATCCTCAAGCACATCAGGGTTATTCTCAACCACAACAGCCTCAAGCACAGCATAGCTATTCTCAACCCCAACAGCAACAGCCTCAAACACAGCAGGgttattctcaaacacaacaagGTTATTCTCAACCACAACAGCCTCAAACACAGCAGGGATATTCTCAACCGCAACAGATTCAAACACAGCAGGGCTATTCTCAACCGCAACAGATTCAAACACAGCAGGGTTATTCTCATCCGCAGCAACAGATTCAAACACATCAAGGCTATTCTCAACCACAACAGACTCAAACACAGCAGGGCACTCATCCGCAGCAGCAAGCTCAGTTCCAGATGCAACCGCAAGCTAGACCTCAGAGTCCATTTGAATATCCGCCTCCGCCATGGGCTTCAACATCAGCGAATGCATACTACACTCCACGGGCTAATGCGACTGCGTCATACACAGAGACAAGTGCCGGGAGAACACTGCAGCAGTCCAACTCATTCCCCGCTAGAACTGGAGATCCCCAGGCTACCTCAGCTGCAAGCAATCCAGGTGTCTCTGGAGGACAGAAGCCGTTTGTGCCATCGTACAGATTGTTCGAAGATCTGGATGTGTTTGGTAGCACAGAGGGGAAGCACAATAATAAGTCTACCAACAGTAATAATGCTTCTCAGGCGCAGCAGAGTATGATAGGAGGGAGGAAAATGATTTAACATAAGTTTGCATGCTTCGTTATTTTCTCATTTGTGAATATAATGGTGTACAACTGAATGTACATTTTATTTTCccctcgttttttttttatcttgtttgaTTTTAGGATTTGGTATGGCATACTGAAACGATTTGATGAAACcatgagatttttttatttgtcttcTATCTTCTTATCCTATTGTTGAGTTGTCTGAACTATTGGTTTGGTGAGAAAGCTTCAGCAGATGGAGAACAATAAGGGATTTGGAAGTGAGAAGTAGGAAACTAGTCAGTCTCTCGTCTCCTTATAAGACTTGTTTGGGTCCTGTAATGGGCAGCTGAGACTAGAAAATGGCAGTTTTGCATAGTGGTCGTTGACAGAGTTAAGATGgtgtgatcttgccatgctttTTAGCTATGTTTAAATGGCTACGCCAAGTCTCTCATGACGGTTTTGTTCATGGGACAACTCAAATGATAGTGGAATTGAACAGGAACAAGTATGTTAATGAAAGATCAGGATCTGGAGCTACTTGATGATATTGTCAGGTGGTATGAGCAGGTATGTTAATGTTTGTATAATATATTCATTTTGTAGCTTAAGATggaagaaaaaatgttttataagaagaaaaataaagtgATTGAGAGAATCAACGAGATGTTGGTTCATCAATCATTTTGGTTGTTTAAGCAAAATTACAAacttattttgtgttttatttctcTTCATCACATCTTGGACACTGAATAGTCCATGGCTTCCACGAGATAATCTGCGTCGTCCTTAGTGAAGCAGAGCGGTGGCGTGATTCTAAACACGTTTCCAAAGAAGCCTCCTTTCCCAACCAAAACACCAAGCTCTgtaaaaacattttcataaataaacattttttatgtttgttaGTTTCACATGAGAAGACTAGAAAAAACGCAAAACCAACAAACCTTTCATTTGATCCATGATGTGAAGAGTCTCGGCAGTTGCAGGAGTTTTAAGTTTGTGATCACTCACCAGCTCTACTCCAAGCATCAGTCCTCTTCCCCGTACATCCCCAATAACTACATTACATAAGCATATGCATAAACACAAAGTTCAAGACCAAACTGTATGAAGAGAGAACGTGTGAGAGAGATTTACTTTCGTGTTTCTCTTTCAGCTGATTGAGTCTTCCTTTGAGATAAGATCCGACCATCGACGCATTTTCTTGAAGCTTAGTCTTTCTCAATCACATTCAAAACAGCTAGACCAGCTGTAGTAGCCACAGCGTTCCCACCAAACGTGTTGAAGTAACATCGACGTGTCAACACTCGTGCAAT
Protein-coding regions in this window:
- the LOC111198224 gene encoding TOM1-like protein 6 isoform X2; the encoded protein is MASSSASATVAVDKATSDLLLGPDWTTNMEICDSVNSLHWQAKDVVKALKKRLQHKSPRVQQLALTLLEALVKNCGDYLHHQVAEKNILGEMVKIVKKKADMQVRDKILVMLDSWQQAFGGPEGKYPHYYWAYDELRRSGVVFPQRSPNASPIITPQVSLPAVRQPQGAYGSPQAGYGVPYAAYGAPQAGYGPPQAGYGVPPQAGYGIPQVGYGMPSGSSRRLDEAMASEVEGLSLSSIEAMRDVMDLLGDMLSAVDTSDRQAVKDEVIVDLVERCRSNQKKLMQMLTTTVDDELLGRGLDLNDSLQILLARHDAIASGSPLPVLALKPADSSPKSSEAKDSSSIAGSSSPVPATVSTGKSPVDEEDEEEDEFAQLARRHSKTPASVTTDPASSESHNALALALPDPPPPVNTTREQDMIDLLSLALTSAPPPPSSQPAPPPTVSDQNTHVYPQAVPQFESYVAPWAQPQQPQQQHPQAHQGYSQPQQPQTQQGYSQPQQPQTQQGYSQPQQIQTQQGYSQPQQIQTQQGYSHPQQQIQTHQGYSQPQQTQTQQGTHPQQQAQFQMQPQARPQSPFEYPPPPWASTSANAYYTPRANATASYTETSAGRTLQQSNSFPARTGDPQATSAASNPGVSGGQKPFVPSYRLFEDLDVFGSTEGKHNNKSTNSNNASQAQQSMIGGRKMI
- the LOC111198224 gene encoding TOM1-like protein 6 isoform X1; the encoded protein is MASSSASATVAVDKATSDLLLGPDWTTNMEICDSVNSLHWQAKDVVKALKKRLQHKSPRVQQLALTLLEALVKNCGDYLHHQVAEKNILGEMVKIVKKKADMQVRDKILVMLDSWQQAFGGPEGKYPHYYWAYDELRRSGVVFPQRSPNASPIITPQVSLPAVRQPQGAYGSPQAGYGVPYAAYGAPQAGYGPPQAGYGVPPQAGYGIPQVGYGMPSGSSRRLDEAMASEVEGLSLSSIEAMRDVMDLLGDMLSAVDTSDRQAVKDEVIVDLVERCRSNQKKLMQMLTTTVDDELLGRGLDLNDSLQILLARHDAIASGSPLPVLALKPADSSPKSSEAKDSSSIAGSSSPVPATVSTGKSPVDEEDEEEDEFAQLARRHSKTPASVTTDPASSESHNALALALPDPPPPVNTTREQDMIDLLSLALTSAPPPPSSQPAPPPTVSDQNTHVYPQAVPQFESYVAPWAQPQQPQQQHPQAHQGYSQPQQPQAQHSYSQPQQQQPQTQQGYSQTQQGYSQPQQPQTQQGYSQPQQIQTQQGYSQPQQIQTQQGYSHPQQQIQTHQGYSQPQQTQTQQGTHPQQQAQFQMQPQARPQSPFEYPPPPWASTSANAYYTPRANATASYTETSAGRTLQQSNSFPARTGDPQATSAASNPGVSGGQKPFVPSYRLFEDLDVFGSTEGKHNNKSTNSNNASQAQQSMIGGRKMI